Genomic segment of Nostoc sp. TCL240-02:
CGCAGATGAAAGTGATGCAAACAGCGCCGCTACTGCTAGCCGCCGTCGCCGCCGTCGTTCCTCAGCGATCGAGGATAATTAATTTGCTTTATGGTAGAAACATCACCAACGCCCTTGGAACAATCCAATTGGCTGGAGTTTTCTACCTTGTCAGGGATTCCAGGATTGGTTGCAGGTGTGGATGAAGTAGGGCGAGGCGCTCTATTTGGCCCGGTGGTAGCGGCAGCAGTGATCCTACCAGATCATGCTTTGCCAATACTGATGGCAGCTAAAATTAAAGACAGTAAAAAGTTGTCTAGTTCTCGGAGAACTCAGCTAGCACAGCAAATTTGTGGGCTAGCTATAGACTGGAAAATTGGGTTTGCTTCTACTGCCGAAATTGACAAGATAAATATTTTGCAAGCGACACTATTAGCAATGAAGCGGGCTGTACTGAAGTTAAAAGTACAGCCTGCAATCTGCTTGGTTGATGGCAATCAGTCAATCAAAGACTTGCTATTGCCACAACAAACAATAGTTAAGGGGGACGAGCGATCGCTCGCTATTGCCTCTGCTAGTATTGTTGCCAAGGTTTGGCGTGACGATTTGATAATGCGTTTAGCATTGAAATACCCTATGTACAACCTAGAGCGTAACAAGGGTTATGGTAGCCAACTGCATTTGCTGGCTCTGCAACAATACGGGCCATCACCCCTACATCGTCAGTCTTTTCGTCCTTGCCAAATCAAATTACCGAACGCTGAGTGATTAAATAATTACTCAGCATTCAGGATTGGCAATTCAATACTGTCATCGTTAAGTCCTCTATCTTTAGTTTGTGATATCACCCAGTAGCGATAATCAGTCAACAGTTGATTTAATAACCTTTGCCTAACCGACAACAGTACGCTTTTGAGCAAACCATTACCAGTAGCTTCTAAAATTGGCTTAGGAGTAAAGGAAAATGGCGGTGGTAAATCCACCAGTACTTCTAAATCAGCCCTTCCTCGCAGACGAGTGCCAGTGCTAAACTCTTTGGGAGACAAATGCCCTTTTAAATTAAGGGCAAAGCGCTGGTTAATATATTCGAAACCCAATATTTCACAGCCTAGCGATCGCAAATAAATTATTCCATTTGATTCTGCCCAAACTCTCATGTCTACAGTCGGTTGAATGCTTAATGACATAAAAGTGAGCGGACGCATTTTTAAGCGAAATACTTCCTCAGAAAGCTGCTGAGTTCGGGTGTTGTCAGCTAAAGCCTTAACCAGACGTTGAGGCTGACGCAAGTAGTGCTGAATGTGAATAGGCTGCTCTGGAACAGCGATTTCAACCGATTGGGAGGCAGTAAACCGGGTAGCCATGAGCGGATAAAAATATCTGTCTCTTAATTTTAATATTTTTTAACAACTTAAATCTGATTATTAGAAAAGTACAAAATTTATTGGCAATAAAAATTATCGTTGCTTATCAGCTATACAGCATTAGTAAAAATTTGGTACTCTCATTACTATCTTTAGTTCAAGAAATAAATATAGATTAAAATTAGCCTTTTCAAAGTAGGTAAAAATTTTAGTCGATAAATTCCATACTCTGTGTACTCTGCACTTCTGTAGTAAAAAAACATACTTTTAAACCGCAGAGGTACAGAGAACGCTGAGAAAACATAAGAGATTTTACGAGCCATCTTGAAAGGGCTAAGATTAAAATTTAACTCTTGACATAAAGCGAAGAATATGAATAGTTTTTTGTTAGAAATTCACATAATTGCTCTGAAATCTTGAGACCAATTTAGCAGAAAAAAATTGCCAAAAAATCTATTTGCTACAAGACTAATTTGAATAATTTGTTTTCCTAGAATTTCGATCTATTCAGGCTAAAAGCATGACTCTATTGATCGCACATTTAGGGCCTCCCGGCACTTACACAGAACAAGCAGCTGTTCTTTATCTCAACTGGTTGACTAAAAGTACGGGAGTTGAAGCTACATTATCTCCCTATCCCACCATCCCGCAATCACTGCGCGCTGTTGCTGATGGTAAAGCTCAACTAGCTGTTGTGCCAGTAGAAAATTCTATTGAAGGGAGTGTTACCACAACACTGGATACACTGTGGCAGTTAGACAGTTTGCAAATTAAGTTAGCTTTAGTATTACCGATTGTTCATACCTTAATTTCTTGTGCGTCTAGTTTAGATAAGATTAAAACGGTTTACTCTCACCCGCAGGCTTTGGCACAATGTCAGGGATGGTTAGAGCGGTTTCTGCCGACTGTACAGATTATTATCAGCAATTCTACAACCGAAGCACTACAGCGATTAGAGCAAGAGACAACAACAGCTGCGATCGCTTCTAGTAGAGCCGCTCAACTCTACAACCTGCCTATACTTGCCACTGGTATTAACGACTATCCAGAAAACTGTACTCGTTTTTGGGTAGTAAGTCAGGGTGAGACGGACGCTGGATATCAAGCATCAACAACACCTACTAGTCACACATCGCTAGCTTTTAGTATGCCTGCCAACACACCCGGAGCATTAGTCAAACCTTTGCAAATATTTGCTCAACTAGGAATTAACCTCAGCCGGATTGAATCTCGTCCGACAAAGCGATCGTTAGGCGAATATTTGTTTTTCATGGATTTAGAAGCAGATGTCAAGAAAGCACAAATGCAATCTGCTTTAGCAGAATTAACTATCCACACAGAGATTTTAAAAATTCTTGGCGCTTACAATGTTTTGCCAATCAGCGCTTTTACTTGAGAGGGTGTTTGAAAAGTCTAATTTATTACTCACCGGGCGACTGGAAGTCGCGGCTACACAGTCAAAACCCACGGAGGTGGGTTAAAATCATTGATTTTCTCTTAGTCCACCTCCGTGGACTTTGTTTGTGTAGTAGGGAATTCTATTCGCCTAAAATTTTTCAAACAACCTCTGAGAAGTTAGGAGTTATCAGTTAGGCAATATAAATTATAAGTTGTCGATCTTGTATTTTTTGTTATTTTTCCTAACTCCTAAACTTCTCACTCCTCACTTTTCATTAAACGTGTCTTTAAGAACAGCGCGAGCTGCCAAATGATTACGAGTAGAAGTTAAAATTTCTGCTTCCCGCTCTAGACGAGTTGCAGTATCTTGCATTTCTAGCAATAACTGCTGCTCTGCGGCAACACCGTAAAGATTACTTGCTACCCAATAAGATAGTTCTGTTGGTAGATCGGGCAAATCTTCTGGCAGTTCGATATTTTGTTCGGTTAATTTACCTGATAGACGCACAACATCTCGCAGTAGTTGTTCTACTTCAGTTGACAAAGGATGCAAATCTTTAGTTGGTGGTTGGTCTTCAATCCACTCAACTAAGCCAACGCGATATGGCTTTTCACGAACATACTCTAATACACGAAATCTTTGTTGCCCTAGTGTCAACATCTTGATTCGATCATCTGGCAGGCGTTGGTGATGAACGATTTCTGCACAGCAACCAGTGTTTGAAATTGTACCTTTGACTGGATCGAACATCAAAACACCGAACCTGCGATCGCTCTCCAAAATCGTGTTCATCATGATTCGGTAGCGAAATTCAAAGATATGTAAAGGTAATGGTCTAGTAGGAAATAGAACTACTTCAGGTAACGGGAACAGAGGTAGTTCACGAACTGCAATTTTAGAAGATGATGTCATTGTTACCTTGGTATAAACTTAATCTTTAAAATTTCTTTTTCTCTGCTTTTCCCGTATTTTCTCTATATTCTATCATTTGTTTCCGAGCTAAATAAAAGCCCTGAGATATATTTCTCAAGGCTACGTAAATATTTATACTAATGTTCTTTGTCAGTCGTCTTTTGTCCTTTGTTTATTCACAAATGACCAATGACAAATGACTAATTAAAGTTTGACTTCAATATCTACACCCGATGGTAGATCCAATTTCATCAGGGCATCTATAGTCTTAGAAGAAGGCTGGTAAATGTCAATAATCCGGCGATGGGTACGGGTTTCAAAGTGTTCCCGTGAATCTTTATCTACGTGAGGCGATCGCAGCACACAATAGATCCGGCGTTTTGTAGGTAAAGGAATTGGGCCTATGGCTGTAGCGTTGGTGCGGTTAGCTGTGTCTACAATCTTCTCGCAAGATGTATCTAATAAGCGTCGGTCAAAAGCCTGTAAGCGAATTCTAATTTTCTGCTGCTGTAGAGTTGCCATCTTTAATTTTCCAGGTTCTGCGTAATTAGGGGATTATTTACAAGGTTAAAGGTTACAGGGTAAAGGTTACAGAAAACTAGTACCTGTCCCCTGTAACCTATTACCTTATTTATAGAGGGAAGAGAAAGGAGCAGAGAGGAATTATACCATCTCTGCTCCTTTGTTATGAGCGAAAAGGTGCTATTTGATAATTTTGGAGACGACACCAGCACCGATGGTACGTCCACCTTCGCGGATAGCGAAGCGCATTCCTTGTTCAATAGCGATCGCGTTGATCAATTCTACTGTCATCTTGATGCGATCGCCTGGCATCACCATTTCTACTTCTTTGCCTTCATCGGAGGTGTAGGCTTTGATAGTACCAGTTACATCGGTTGTCCGTACATAGAACTGGGGACGGTAGCCAGCGAAAAATGGAGTCTTACGACCACCTTCTTTTTCTGTTAGGACGTACACTTCACCTTCAAATTGAGTGTGAGGTGTAATTGAACCTGGTTTGGCTATAACCATACCGCGCTCGATATCTTCTTTCTTGAGACCACGCAGTAGTACACCCGCGTTATCTCCAGCCAAACCTTCTTCAAGGCTCTTCTTGAACATCTCAATCCCGGTGACGGCAGTAGTACGAGTGTCTTTGAGACCAATTAGCTCGACAGTATCGCCAACCTTGACTTTCCCGCGTTCAATCCGTCCAGTAGCCACAGTACCACGACCTGTGATGGTGAATACGTCTTCTACTGCCATCAAGAAGGGCTTATCAACATCCCGCTCAGGAGTGGGGATAAAGGAATCCACAGCATCCATCAATTCGTAGATTTTATCTACCCAAGGATTTTCACCTTTCTTGGTCTTAGGATTCTTGGTCATTGCTTCGAGAGCTTGCAGACCAGAGCCTTTGATAATGGGGATATCATCGCCAGGGAAGTCATAGCTGCTTAACAGTTCTCTGAGTTCTAGTTCTACTAGTTCCAAGAGTTCTGGGTCATCCATCAAGTCTTCTTTGTTCAAGAATACAACCAGACTGGGAACGCCCACCTGTTTTGCTAACAGAATGTGTTCGCGGGTTTGGGGCATAGGGCCATCAGTAGCAGCTACTACGAGGATACCTCCATCCATCTGAGCAGCACCAGTGATCATGTTTTTCACATAGTCAGCGTGGCCTGGACAGTCTACGTGAGCATAGTGCCGATTTTCGGTTTCATACTCAACGTGAGCGGTATTGATGGTAATACCCCGTGCTTTTTCTTCTGGCGCGTTATCGATTTGGTCGTAGCCTTTGGCTGTAGCTTGACCAAGAGCCGCCAAGGTCATAGTGATAGCTGCTGTTAACGTGGTTTTACCGTGGTCAACGTGGCCAATAGTACCGATATTGAGGTGGGGTTTATTTCTTTCAAACTTTGCGCGTGCCATGAATGCTCATTTCCTTATTTTAACTAAGCGTTCCCTTTGCTTTTTGCAATGATAGTTTCAGCTACGCTGCGAGGCACCTCTTCGTAGTGGCTGAACTCCATCGTGAAGGTACCCCGACCTTGGGTTTTTGACCGGATATCAGTGGCGTAGCCAAACATACTTGCCAGTGGAACTTTAGATGTTACCTTAGCAAGTCCCTTTTCGGTGCTTTGGCTTTCAATCTGCCCTCGGCGGGTGTTGAGGTCGCCAATGACGTTACCCATATAGTCTTCAGGAACTTCAACTTCAACTTTCATCATAGGTTCTAAGATGACGGGTGAAGCTTTCAGTACAGCTTCTTTCATCGCCATTGAACCAGCGATTTTGAAAGCCATTTCTGAAGAGTCTACATCGTGATATGACCCATCAATTAACGTCGCTTTAACATCAATCAAGGGATATCCAGCTAGAACACCGGATTCGCAGCTTTCTTTCATCCCTTGTTCTGCGGGGCCAACGTACTCTTTAGGTACTGTACCGCCAGCGATTTTGGAAACGAATTCAAAGCCAGTACCAGGTTCTCCAGGCTCCAAATTGATCACAACGTGACCGTATTGACCTTTACCACCACTTTGGCGGATGAATTTGCCCTCAACTTTGTTCACAGCTTTCCGAATTGTTTCTCGGTAAGCTACTTGTGGCGCACCTACATTCGCTTCCACCTTGAATTCTCGTAACATCCGGTCTACTAGAATTTCTAGGTGTAGCTCTCCCATCCCCGCGATTACGGTTTGGTTTGTTTCGGGATCGACGCGAACACGGAAGGTGGGGTCTTCTTCTGAGAGAGATTGCAGAGCCTTGGATAGTTTATCCATATCGTTCTTGGTTTTGGGTTCAACCGCCACCGAGATTACAGGCTCAGGAATGAATAGAGATTCCAGAATTACTGGCGATCCATCATCACAGAGTGTGTCACCTGTCAAGGTGTCTTTCAAACCCAGCGCTGCTCCCAAATCACCTGCTCGCAGTTCATCGACATCTTGCCGATCGTCTGCTTTCATGAGAACTAAGCGGGAAATCCGTTCTTTTTTATTCTTACTAGCGTTGAGAACGTAGCTGCCCTTTTTCAGAACACCAGAATAAACGCGAACAAATGTCAGGCGACCATAAGGGTCAGCCATAATCTTGAATGCCAGAGCCGCTAGGGGTTCGTTGTCATCAGCCCGCCGCTCAACAGTATCGCCATTGGGCAGTAAGCCTTGAATTGGCGGTACTTCACTTGGCGCTGGCAGGTAATCGACAACAGCATCCAGCATCAACTGCACACCTTTGTTTTTGAATGCTGAACCACAAAGTACTGGTACAATTGTCCCCGCAATTGTGCCTTTACGCAGGGCTGTCCGAATTTCCTGTTCTGTAAGTTCTTCGCCATCGAAGTACTTGGCCATTAAAGCATCATCGGTTTCTGCTGCGGCTTCTATGAGCTTGGTGCGGAATTCCTCTGCCTGCGCTTGCAATCCTTCCGGGATATCGGTTTCCTGGATATCGGTTCCTTGGTCGTTAGCGTAAATATACGCACGTTGCCGTACTAGGTCAACGATCCCTTGGAAGTCGTTTTCACTACCAATTGGTAGTTGAATGGCGATCGCATTCGCCCGCAGGCGATCGCGAATTTGCTCGTGAACTTTATAAAAGTTCGCTCCGGTGCGATCCATCTTGTTGATAAAAGCTATCCGAGGAACTTTGTAGCGTTCTGCTTGCCGCCACACTGTCTCAGACTGCGGTTGCACGCCGCCCACAGAACAAAATACTGCGATTACGCCATCCAACACGCGCATGGAACGCTCAACTTCAATTGTGAAGTCTACGTGACCCGGAGTATCGATAATGTTAATTTGATGATCTTTCCAACTGGTACTGATAGCAGCCGCAGTAATGGTAATTCCCCGCTCCCGCTCTTGCTCCATCCAGTCTGTGACGGCAGTTCCTTCATGAACTTCGCCAATTTTATGAATTATCCCAGAGTAAAATAATATTCTCTCTGTTGTTGTTGTTTTGCCCGCATCTATATGCGCCGCAATACCAATGTTGCGTACTTTCTCTAGCGGGATCGTGCGTGCCACAGCTACCTCCTATAGTTTTTGCCTCATGATATCTTGTATATTACTCTTTGTTAAGATTCTATACTTTTACGGAAAACCGTCTTCTTTTTGTAAATCTACGATATATCGCTTCGACAATACGATATATCGCTTTTTTACTTAATAACGATAGTGGGCAAATGCTTTGTTAGCTTCTGCCATCCGGTGCGTTTCTTCGCGTTTCCGAATCGCATTGCCAGTTTCGTTGGCAGCATCCATTAACTCATTTGCCAATTTACTTGCCATTGTCCGCCCTGGTCTAGAGCGGGAATATTGCACTAACCAACGCAGTGCTAGGGTAGTGCCCCGTTCTGTACGCACTTCCATTGGTACTTGGTAGGTTGCTCCACCTACTCGTCGAGCTTTTACTTCTACTAGAGGCGTGGCATTTCGCACTGCTCTTTCAAAGGTTTCTAAAGCACCGTTACCAGTGCGTTCCTCAATAGTTTTCAATGCTTCATAAACAATTCGTGCGGCAAGTGATTTCTTGCCATGACGCATGATCCGCCTGATAATCATGCTCACAAGGCGACTGTTATATACGGAGTCAGACGGAACTGGGCGCCTTTGAATAACACCACGACGAGACATACTTCACCTTTAATTCGGAATTGGCAACGAAATTATATGCTATCAGACACCGGAAACCAAAAGCTGTGGAACCCAACCCTCAGACTTTTTCAATTTTGTTTTCGACTGTTACAGCAAGGCTGACCTATTGACTACCAATTTTGGATTAGAGTTTTTGCTAGATGTTCCGACCACAAGGATTGGAAAAACTCAAAAGTCTGTAAGCCTTATCCCCTTGTGGATTCGACCAATCCAAAATTGCAAATCGCTCGACTGAGCGTAGTCGAAGTCTAAAATCTAAAATTCATTGACTTGCTACCTGCAACTAAATACTCACGGTGACAAGATTCTAAACCTTAATGTTCAGATGAGAATTATGCTGTGGGTTACAGCCTTCTCCTTAGAACTTCTACACTTGCTCGCTTAGTGTAGGTGTAGCTTGATTGATTTTCTTAAACAGACTTGAGCAGCTTTCATGACTGCTCTTAGAACACAGACCCTGATAGTTTTTTGTCCTTGAGCGTTTTTAAGATAAACGATTAATCGTGTTGGGTGCGATTAATCGCCTAATCCTATTTTTTCGCTTCTTTTGGACGCTTGGTTCCATACTTGGAACGCCCTTGTTTACGGTCTTTGACTCCGGCTGTATCTAGGGTGCCACGGATAATGTGGTATCTCACGCCTGGTAGATCCTTAACCCGACCGCCACGAATCATCACAACTGAGTGTTCTTGTAAGTTGTGACCAATTCCTGGAATGTAAGCTGTGACTTCAAATCCAGATGTAAGTCTAACTCTTGCTACTTTCCGTAAAGCTGAGTTAGGCTTCTTTGGTGTGGTCGTGTATACTCTGGTACAAACTCCCCGACGTTGAGGGCATTGTTTCAGAGCCGGAGACTTGGTTTTCTGACGCGCTTGTTCGCGCTCGGTACGTATTAGCTGCTGTATTGTTGGCATGAGTTACAGCGCGTAAAGCTGCTTATATGTCTAAGTTTTAACAAATCCTGATTATATCGTTTTTTAGTGTTTTATGTCAATTGTAATTTTTCCTTTATTATTAGCAAAAGATAGCTAATTTTAATGATTGGTTGTGGAAAAGGAATTGCCACAGCCACAGCTTGCGATCGCCTGGGGGTTGTGAAAGCGAAAACCACCACCCATTAAGTCTTCTGAATAATCTACCCTCAAACCGTTGAGGTAATTTAAGCTTGTAGGATCTATGACTACTTGAATCTCATCCAAGTCGAAAACCTGGTCGCCAACTTTTATTGCTTCATCGAAGGACATATCATAAAAGAATCCAGAACAACCACCTGGTTTTACTGCCAATCGAAATAAAACATTTGGTTGCTGCTTGGACTTTATCCGCCCAATTTCACTTGCGGCTGCTTGACTCAAATGAATCATGGAACTCGGTTTTTGCAATTTAATACCCCATCTTCATTTTACAGGCAGATGAGTTAACTCTTACTTCTCGAAAATTCCAAATTACCAAAGTCATGAGCGCGATCGCTATTACTACATTTATAGCACAACAAACTTTAGTCCCCACCTTAACTAGGTAGGGACTTCTGGGGTGCAGTGGTTCGCAAAGACGGTTTGCACAAGAAATGTATTCAATTTTTAGATTAGAGCTTTAGTCCTTAGTTCGGGCATAGTCATCTTGATAGCGGATAATGTCATCCTCTCCCAAGTATTCGCCATTTTGCACTTCAATTAACACTAAGGTAATCACGCCAGGATTTTCTAAACGATGAGATGTACATTGAGGTACATAAGTTGACTCATTATTGCTCAGTAATACTTCTTTCTCGCCACAAGTTACCCTAGCTGTACCTGAGACGACAATCCAGTGTTCGCTGCGGTGGTGGTGCATCTGTAAACTGAGGCGGTGTCCGGGCTTAACTTCGATGCGCTTGATTTTGTATCCGCGCCCTTCTTCTAAGACTGTAAAAGCACCCCAAGGACGTAACTCAGTTGCAGCAACGCCTCTGGAAGTGATATTTGAAGGTAAGTGTAGAGTGTCAGTCTGTGTAGTTTCTTGATATCGAGCCATAATTACCTCATTTGAAGACATAACAAACCGTCTGTACTCTTAACTATTGATAAAAAATCTGGCGCTATGTTGCAACGTTGAAAATCAGCAATTTTGTCGCACCTTGATAAACATAACAAAATCAAACCTGATGGTGTAAACCATCACTCTTAAAACTTTTAGGTTTACACTAAGTCTTCATCAAGCAAAGCGGCAGCTTGTTCTAAACTTTAAAAAAAGATGGGATATTTGGACATTGGGAATTGGGCATTGAGACTTGAAAAGAGGCAAAGGGGCGGGGTGCTGCTCTTGCTGAGGACAAAACTCTTTTCCCCTACTCCCTACTGCCTGGTTAACGTGGTTTCAGGAAAATACCAATTCCATTATGAACACGAGCAGCAGTACTAGGCGATCGATCAAGTAGTTGCCCTCCTAAATAAAGGCTGGTAGAACTACCGCCGTCCAGATTTAAGGCATCTACACAGCCCATCTGTTGCATTAATTGGGCATGTTCTGCCAATGTAGGGCCATAACCGCCAGCACGATTATGGACGGCAGCAATCATCAGTGTGCCTGTTGCAGTTGTACAAATACCACTACGAATAGCCTTTTCTGCAATAAAGGCATTGCTGAATTTTTCAGCTTTGGCATCGAGGACAATTTGACGATTTTGGATTAATAGCGGTCCGGCTCCGATAATGTGGGGATAACGACTAAAATCAGTGGGAGTAGTGCTGCTAGAAATACGTACTGTGCTTCCAATCGGTAACTGTGACGCAGCGCTAACGCTGCTAGCGCGTAAAGTTAGTAGGTAGCCATCCTGGGGAATGGGAACGGCTGTCCCACCAACTTTGCCGCCTGGTAGTTGCTGAGTAATTTGGTCTTTTTGTACTACTAGGATAATTTCGTTATCCGTTAAGGGTGTGTAAGTTGCTCCCCAAACTGGGGTGTAACGGGCAATGCCACTCTGGACGTAGCCGCTATTAAGAAACAGAATTGGTAAGCGTTGGTTATTTGCAGTAATTAAACTTTCTTCTAAGGTGAGACGACCAAAGTAAAATTGACCTGAATCATTCCAAGCGATCGCACCCCGGTTAAGAATGGGGCCTGATAACCACTGATTATCCCGACGAATCGCACCCAATGGTAATCTGTTATTGCGGTTAAAATAACCACCGTTAATTCCAGCTACTGCTAAGTAACGTTGTGCTGTTTGAATTAAGGGAGCAGTACCCCCAAGCCCATCAGGACTAGCCCACATAGGTTTCAAGGTTAGCCCAAATTTACGAGGATTAACTTCTAACCAAACCACCGGAAAGCGTTCTGTGCCTAAGTTGACATAATGCTGTCGCCAGCGTAATCCTGGGGCCCAAGTAATATCTCGTTCTTCTAGAGGATCGGGTCGAATATCGATAATCAGCCGATTGGGGTTAGCGTTAGTCTTAACTTGAGGCGATAGACCAAAGGGAACGCTCAGACTAATAATCGTTTGGTTTTTCACCACCTGCACTTGTTGGATAAGTGGTTCAGGGGCTGGTGGTATTGTTTGTGTTGGTGTAACTGGTGATAATTGTTTAAGCAGGTTTGGCAGTAATGTTGGCGCTGCTGCTGGTGGCTGGGGGGTATAGCGTTCGATCAAAACGGGATCGGCTATTCCATCGAGGGTAATTGTCCATTCTCGATTTGGCGGTGCAGTGGGTTTTGGGGTTGGCGTATCTGGATCGGAAGATGGAGTTTGCGGTTTTGCGATCACTGATCCTTGTGCAACTTGCCAGGGAGTCGGCCGATCTAAATTTACAAGTATGCGGGTTTGTTGCAAAGGGGCACTTGCCT
This window contains:
- a CDS encoding phosphodiester glycosidase family protein; amino-acid sequence: MPSCCQSGINERRFFRATVSPILLTLLCLTTTGASNAQELPKNTKSLISQSSAPPLTGMVFSGNQISLNGRTLPGTWLQRPGKSGQVTTHLSDGVFRQLIGVNFLNSSSSAKQPIQWFSSVTTPLVLATRLVGAYRYLDITNFAQTSGWQIQVNGNTLVIATPQAQITNIVQSQEPPEASAPLQQTRILVNLDRPTPWQVAQGSVIAKPQTPSSDPDTPTPKPTAPPNREWTITLDGIADPVLIERYTPQPPAAAPTLLPNLLKQLSPVTPTQTIPPAPEPLIQQVQVVKNQTIISLSVPFGLSPQVKTNANPNRLIIDIRPDPLEERDITWAPGLRWRQHYVNLGTERFPVVWLEVNPRKFGLTLKPMWASPDGLGGTAPLIQTAQRYLAVAGINGGYFNRNNRLPLGAIRRDNQWLSGPILNRGAIAWNDSGQFYFGRLTLEESLITANNQRLPILFLNSGYVQSGIARYTPVWGATYTPLTDNEIILVVQKDQITQQLPGGKVGGTAVPIPQDGYLLTLRASSVSAASQLPIGSTVRISSSTTPTDFSRYPHIIGAGPLLIQNRQIVLDAKAEKFSNAFIAEKAIRSGICTTATGTLMIAAVHNRAGGYGPTLAEHAQLMQQMGCVDALNLDGGSSTSLYLGGQLLDRSPSTAARVHNGIGIFLKPR